In Phocoena phocoena chromosome 19, mPhoPho1.1, whole genome shotgun sequence, a genomic segment contains:
- the SLC35B1 gene encoding solute carrier family 35 member B1 isoform X2: MRDQCRVCQDLVDRTRSWLYAACSVSYLGAMVSSNSALQFVSYPTQVLGKSCKPIPVMLLGVTLLKKKYPMAKYLCVLLIVAGVALFMYKPKKVVGIEEHTVGYGELLLLLSLTLDGLTGVSQDHMRAHYQTGSNDMMLNINLWSTLLLGAGILFTGELWEFLSFAERYPTIIYNILLFGLTSALGQSFIFMTVVYFGPLTCSIITTTRKFFTILASVILFANPISPMQWVGTVLVFLGLGLDAKFGKGAKKTSH; encoded by the exons ATGCGTGATCAATGCCGTGTTTGCCAAGATCT GGTGGATCGTACTCGGAGCTGGCTCTACGCTGCCTGTTCTGTCTCCTATCTGGGTGCCATGGTCTCCAGCAACTCGGCACTACAGTTTGTCAGCTACCCAACTCAG GTCCTTGGTAAATCGTGCAAGCCCATCCCAG TCATGCTCCTTGGAGTGACCCTTTTGAAGAAGAAGTATCCAATGGCCAAGTACCTGTGTGTGTTGCTAATTGTGGCTGGAGTGGCCCTTTTCATGTACAAACCCAAGAAAGTAGTCGGGATAGAAGAACACACAGTTGGCTATGGAGAGCTGCTCCTG CTCTTGTCTCTCACCCTGGATGGACTGACCGGCGTTTCCCAGGACCACATGCGGGCTCACTACCAAACAGGCTCCAACGACATGATGTTGAACATCAACCTCTGGTCGACGTTGCTGCTGGGAGCTG GAATCCTGTTCACTGGGGAGCTCTGGGAGTTCTTGAGCTTTGCCGAAAGATACCCTACCATCATCTATAACATCCTGCTCTTTGGCCTGACTAGTGCCCTGGGCCAG AGCTTCATCTTCATGACAGTGGTGTATTTTGGTCCCCTGACCTGCTCCATCATCACCACAACTCGAAAGTTCTTCACTATTTTGGCCTCTGTGATCCTCTTTGCCAACCCCATCAGCCCCATGCAGTGGGTGGGCACTGTGCTTGTGTTCTTGG GTCTTGGTCTCGATGCCAAGTTTGGGAAAGGAGCCAAGAAGACATCCCACTAA